The proteins below are encoded in one region of Telopea speciosissima isolate NSW1024214 ecotype Mountain lineage chromosome 10, Tspe_v1, whole genome shotgun sequence:
- the LOC122641530 gene encoding pentatricopeptide repeat-containing protein At5g52850, chloroplastic: MNFCRFIISYLFYSPILPPPQTQVIIPSIRNTILPAFLHYSHVDQHKPFDFSSLFRREWIQKSEPTIAGGTNLCLSEAFCSWVLSNCNSRSLKVGVYIHSPLIKLGLQDHLFLNNLLLSLYAKCFGIEPAQKIFDGMSYKDVISWTSMISAYVRSGNHEQALELFDHMVITGLFPNEFTFSSVLRSCASLRELEWGTRVQAQIIKYGFESNPVLGGALIDFYSKCDHFVEASEIFTSMDSGDTVSWSTMISSFVQSQNWDQALRLYLQMIKVGIPPNEFTFVKLLTASSFLGLDFGKLIHAHLILWGVELNLVLKTALVNMYAKCERMDDALNVSNQTPESDALLWTALISGYTQVLDLEKAMASFREMQTLCILPNTFTYAGVLTACSSVTALELGEQLHSLVIKAGLEGDISVGNSLIDMYAKCSPSIQNALQAFNEVLSPNVISWTSLIAGFTQHGLQGEAFRAFAKMLVVGVEPNCFTLSCILKGCGTTEDLSQVRKLHAYIIKTKADSGIAVGNSLVDVYTRVGLVDDAWSVINRMKHRDAITYTCLATGLNQMGHHEMTLNIVPHMQYGDIKMDSFSLAGFLCASASLAAIEPGKQIHCYSLKSGLDCWLSVSNGLIDLYGKCGSIRDAHKVFMEIPEPNVVSWNGLMSGLASNGLFSSALSSFENMKLEGTEPDFITFLLVLYACSHGGFIDLGREYFHSMHENYGITPQLDHYVCLVDLLGRAGYLKEAITVIETMPFRPDALIYKTLLGSCHVHGNLFLGEHVARLCFELDPSDPAVYVLLANMYDNSGRSDLGDQTRWMMRERGLKKNPGQSWIEIRNKVHVFKAGGRSHTQMTKIHEMLESLRTRLKSIGYLCRDDASHHSEKLAVAFGLLNTPSTAPIRIIKNLRICRDCHMFMRLLTQLFDREIVVRDGNRFHSFKEGDCSCNEYW; encoded by the coding sequence ATGAATTTCTGCAGGTTCATCATCTCATACTTGTTCTATTCTCCAATACTTCCTCCTCCCCAAACTCAAGTAATTATCCCTTCTATTAGAAACACCATTTTGCCTGCTTTTCTTCACTACAGTCATGTTGACCAACATAAGCCATTTGATTTTAGTTCTTTGTTTAGAAGAGAATGGATTCAAAAATCAGAGCCCACGATTGCTGGTGGAACCAATTTGTGCCTTTCAGAAGCTTTTTGTTCATGGGttctttctaattgtaactCAAGGTCATTGAAAGTGGGTGTATATATCCACAGCCCTCTAATTAAGCTGGGTCTACAAGACCACTTGTTTCTGAACAATCTTCTATTGTCTCTCTATGCAAAGTGTTTTGGGATTGAACCAGCACAGAAGATATTTGATGGAATGTCTTATAAGGATGTCATATCATGGACTAGCATGATATCTGCTTATGTCAGAAGTGGAAATCATGAACAAGCATTGGAATTGTTTGATCACATGGTGATTACTGGTTTGTTCCCTAATGAGTTCACTTTCTCAAGTGTTTTACGATCATGTGCTTCTCTAAGGGAGCTTGAGTGGGGGACTCGTGTGCAGGCACAGATAATAAAGTATGGATTTGAATCGAATCCAGTACTGGGAGGTGCCTTGATTGACTTCTATTCTAAATGTGACCATTTTGTGGAAGCATCTGAAATATTTACATCTATGGACAGTGGTGATACAGTCTCTTGGTCCACAATGATCTCTTCCTTCGTCCAATCTCAAAATTGGGATCAAGCTCTAAGACTATATCTTCAAATGATTAAGGTGGGGATCCCTCCTAATGAGTTCACTTTCGTGAAACTTTTAACAGCATCCAGTTTTCTTGGTTTGGACTTTGGGAAATTAATTCATGCTCATTTGATACTATGGGGAGTTGAATTGAATTTGGTATTAAAGACAGCTCTTGTAAATATGTATGCGAAATGCGAGAGGATGGATGATGCTTTGAATGTGTCAAACCAGACTCCTGAATCTGATGCCTTACTGTGGACTGCTTTAATTTCGGGTTACACTCAAGTCTTGGATCTTGAGAAGGCCATGGCTTCATTTCGTGAGATGCAAACCCTGTGCATCTTGCCAAATACTTTCACTTATGCTGGTGTCCTGACTGCTTGTTCCTCTGTCACAGCATTAGAACTAGGGGAACAGCTCCATTCACTAGTGATTAAGGCTGGTCTGGAGGGGGATATTTCTGTTGGAAATTCTCTCATTGATATGTACGCGAAATGCTCTCCATCAATACAGAATGCTTTGCAAGCATTCAATGAGGTACTGTCACCTAATGtcatttcttggacatctctgaTTGCCGGATTCACTCAACATGGACTGCAAGGTGAAGCATTCCGTGCATTTGCTAAGATGCTGGTTGTTGGTGTGGAGCCAAATTGCTTTACGCTCTCTTGTATCCTTAAGGGTTGTGGTACAACCGAAGATTTAAGTCAAGTAAGGAAGCTTCATGCCTATATAATTAAAACTAAAGCAGACTCCGGTATAGCTGTTGGGAATTCTCTTGTTGATGTTTATACTAGAGTGGGATTGGTGGATGATGCATGGAGTGTCATAAACAGGATGAAGCATAGAGATGCCATCACATATACATGCTTAGCCACAGGACTAAATCAAATGGGTCATCATGAAATGACATTAAACATTGTTCCCCACATGCAATATGGTGATATTAAAATGGACAGCTTTAGCTTGGCCGGCTTCTTATGTGCATCGGCTAGCTTAGCTGCAATAGAACCTGGAAAGCAGATTCATTGTTATTCTTTGAAATCTGGTCTAGACTGCTGGCTATCAGTCTCAAATGGCCTTATTGACTTGTATGGGAAATGTGGAAGTATAAGGGATGCTCACAAAGTTTTTATGGAAATTCCAGAGCCAAATGTTGTGTCATGGAATGGGTTGATGTCTGGATTGGCATCAAATGGTCTATTCTCTTCTGCTCTCTCAAGCTTTGAAAATATGAAGTTGGAAGGAACTGAACCTGATTTCATTACATTCTTATTGGTTCTTTATGCCTGTAGTCATGGTGGTTTCATTGATCTTGGTCGTGAGTATTTTCACTCAATGCATGAAAATTATGGTATCACACCTCAGTTGGATCACTATGTTTGCTTAGTTGATCTCCTTGGCCGAGCTGGCTATCTGAAGGAGGCCATAACTGTGATAGAAACTATGCCATTTAGACCAGATGCATTGATCTACAAAACCTTATTGGGTTCCTGTCACGTACATGGAAATTTATTTCTTGGAGAACATGTAGCAAGGTTATGTTTTGAGCTTGATCCCTCAGATCCAGCAGTCTATGTGCTTCTTGCAAACATGTACGATAATTCTGGAAGGTCAGATTTAGGTGATCAGACTCGCTGGATGATGAGGGAgagaggattgaagaagaatccAGGTCAAAGCTGGATTGAGATAAGGAACAAGGTCCATGTCTTCAAAGCAGGGGGTAGATCCCACACACAGATGACTAAGATTCATGAAATGTTAGAATCGCTGAGGACCAGATTGAAGAGCATAGGATATTTGTGTAGAGATGATGCATCTCATCACAGTGAGAAGTTGGCAGTTGCTTTCGGTCTTCTGAATACCCCATCAACAGCTCCAATACGTATAATCAAGAACTTACGTATTTGCAGAGACTGCCATATGTTTATGAGGCTTTTGACTCAATTGTTTGATAGAGAGATAGTTGTGAGGGATGGAAACCGTTTCCATTCATTCAAGGAAGGCGACTGTTCATGCAACGAATATTGGTAA
- the LOC122643487 gene encoding uncharacterized protein LOC122643487, with amino-acid sequence MGSELSHSSAHHPETDGQSERTIQTLEDMLRACALEMSGSWDEHLSLVELAYNNSYHASIEMTPFKALYDRRRQHIQFRVGEKAFLKVSPVKGVVRFRKRGKLSPRYIGPYEIIARVGVVAYQLALPPSLAGVHDVFHVSMLRQYIPDASHLLPQQPAKLIGDLTYEEVPEEIVDRKEHNLRNRTISFVKVRWSNHSAAEASWEREDLMGERYPYLFNLLGSSSQSVIASMLWAASIQDTEEILDTPMEDSEDPSQYALLESEDPCETLYQSYLCRIYCLKAMQSLSLN; translated from the exons ATGGGGTCTGAGCTGAGTCATAGTTCAGCACATCATCCTGAGACAGATGGACAATCTGAGAGAACAATTCAGACTTTGGAGGACATGCTTAGGGCATGTGCACTTGAGATGAGTGGCAGTTGGGATGAACACTTATCCCTGGTTGAGCTTGCTTATAATAACAGCTACCACGCATCTATTGAGATGACTCCGTTCAAGGCCCTGTATG ATAGAAGAAGGCAGCATATCCAGTTCAGAGTTGGTGAGAAGGCATTCCTGAAAGTATCTCCAGTTAAAGGTGTTGTGAGATTTAGGAAAAGAGGGAAGTTGAGTCCTCGATACATCGGACCATATGAGATTATAGCTAGAGTTGGTGTAGTGGCCTATCAGCTTGCACTGCCCCCTTCACTTGCTGGTGTACACGATGTGTTCCATGTCTCTATGTTGAGACAATACATCCCTGATGCATCCCATCTGCTGCCTCAGCAACCAGCCAAGCTCATTGGTGATTTAACTTATGAAGAGGTCCCAGAAGAGATTGTTGATAGAAAAGAACACAATCTGAGAAATCGAACTATCTCTTTTGTGAAAGTTCGGTGGAGCAATCACTCCGCTGCTGAAGCCtcttgggaaagagaagacTTGATGGGAGAGAGATACCCTTATCTCTTTAATCTTCTag GTTCCAGCTCTCAGTCTGTGATAGCGTCaatgctatgggctgcatcgaTCCAGGACACGGAAGAAATactcgacacacctatggaggactcTGAGGATCCTTCCCAATATGCCCTtttggagtcagaggacccatGTGAGACACTATACCAGAGTTACCTGTGCCGAATCTACTGCCTGAAGGCTATGCAGAGCCTCTCCCTCAATTAA